A region from the Lycium barbarum isolate Lr01 chromosome 8, ASM1917538v2, whole genome shotgun sequence genome encodes:
- the LOC132606761 gene encoding CASP-like protein 4B1: protein MTDENVHKVSEASANTQAAGNGESQVAATDIVRRWKREDLVKRGSLILHGLALVFSVIAFIVMASNTHGDWQKFDRFEEYRYVLAIAILSTLYTGLQVLRHIHELSTGKESFSRRRLALFGFFGDQVVAYLLLSAASSAVPLTNRMRENNDNLFTDSSVAAISMEFLAFFALAVSALISGHKLSNKSYI, encoded by the exons ATGACTGATGAAAATGTCCATAAGGTGTCTGAAGCTTCGGCAAACACTCAAGCAGCAGGAAATGGAGAGAGTCAGGTGGCTGCAACTGATATAGTGAGGAGGTGGAAGAGAGAAGATTTGGTGAAGAGGGGTTCTTTAATTTTGCACGGACTTGCTTTGGTTTTCTCAGTGATTGCTTTTATTGTCATGGCTAGCAATACTCATGGTGATTGGCAAAAATTTGATAGATTTGAAGAATACAG GTATGTGTTGGCTATTGCAATTCTGTCCACGTTATATACAGGATTGCAAGTACTGAGACACATTCATGAACTTTCAACTGGCAAGGAATCATTTTCACGGCGGAGATTAGCTTTATTTGGCTTCTTTGGTGATCAG GTAGTAGCATACTTGTTACTATCAGCTGCATCATCTGCTGTGCCACTGACAAATAGGATGAGAGAAAATAATGACAACCTATTCACAGATTCTTCAGTAGCAGCAATTAGCATGGAATTCTTGGCATTCTTTGCTCTGGCTGTATCAGCTCTCATTTCTGGACATAAGCTCTCAAATAAATCCTACATCTGA